Proteins encoded by one window of Gammaproteobacteria bacterium:
- a CDS encoding AhpC/TSA family protein produces the protein MIAISCNKPAEPAADVATTTSTIPNNAEDVRPLLVGEKLPAIQLNNMDGTAVSLNNLVTEKPTVLVFYRGGWCPYCNFQLGQLQSIESQLVALGYQVLAVSPDKPEKQNESKTKQSLQYQLLSDSSMEAAQALGIAFRLDDETNAKYKEYGIDLEATSGYTHHLLPVPAVWIIDQTGLIRFAYVNPNYKSRLDPELLLAAAKSALRTTDDIKL, from the coding sequence ATGATCGCGATTAGCTGCAATAAACCTGCAGAACCCGCAGCTGATGTTGCGACAACAACGTCAACTATTCCTAATAACGCAGAAGATGTGCGTCCTTTGTTAGTGGGAGAAAAATTGCCAGCGATCCAGTTAAACAACATGGATGGCACGGCCGTTAGTTTAAATAATTTAGTGACAGAAAAACCCACGGTGCTGGTTTTTTATCGTGGTGGTTGGTGCCCTTATTGCAATTTTCAATTAGGCCAATTGCAATCGATAGAATCACAATTAGTTGCATTGGGTTATCAAGTACTTGCTGTTAGTCCTGATAAACCTGAAAAGCAAAACGAGTCTAAGACTAAACAAAGCCTGCAATATCAATTGTTATCAGACAGCAGCATGGAAGCAGCACAAGCGTTGGGCATTGCGTTTCGTTTAGACGATGAAACGAATGCTAAATATAAAGAATACGGCATTGATCTAGAAGCAACGTCGGGTTATACGCATCATTTATTACCGGTGCCGGCTGTGTGGATTATTGATCAAACGGGTTTAATTCGTTTTGCTTATGTTAATCCGAATTACAAGTCGCGCTTGGATCCAGAGCTTTTATTAGCGGCTGCCAAATCCGCGTTAAGAACAACGGATGATATTAAGCTGTGA